In one window of Notolabrus celidotus isolate fNotCel1 chromosome 15, fNotCel1.pri, whole genome shotgun sequence DNA:
- the LOC117827431 gene encoding disabled homolog 1-like: MSAEAEIQPGVKTSQRRESRRIKGQDRTEAGLIKRFRGDGVRYKAKLIGIDEVTAARGDKLCQDSMMKLKGMASSARSKGEHKQRVFLTVSFGGIKIYCERSGVLLHHHSVHEISYIAKDTRDHRAFGYVCGKEGHHRFVAIKTAQSAEPLIIDLRDLFTLIYDIKQREEMEKKAQKDKQCEQAVYQTILEDEVDDPVYQYIVFEAGHEPLRGPQSEESVYQVPTSQQKEGIYDVPKRHFMTNINHFDLFGDMSTPPSMPPSPANTLDPSRSSRQQQQHNPAEMYAPFSPTSVPSGYMTMGPVQAAQWAQQPFPGQAQTLAFPVQGPLQVAQVLPGGQPLIWSQANIFPATQQQWAAMAAYMPAQTVGVGGHAIPAAMLQGLVPITTMCPQACDLSAPSSAITSPQHTADPLLLQRQLSLGKDGLGVDLDAGEGPSTSGAGAGVGPGIDSASESRCGTPGLMSVPDTLVCSQLLPSSAAATQEEEGSCSDLDLSRMTLSPGTSTSPSTESPSTPAPHQSSSSDCPPSQASDPPTDHSPVDPEGSSSNAKEEQSGADVARSISPMPVEAPDPPQDQTCPQEDS, from the exons GTCAAGACCGCACTGAGGCGGGGCTTATTAAGCGTTTCCGTGGAGATGGCGTGCGCTACAAGGCCAAGCTGATCGGGATTGATGAGGTGACGGCGGCGCGTGGGGACAAGCTGTGCCAGGACTCCATGATGAAGCTGAAG GGTATGGCGTCCTCGGCACGTTCCAAAGGGGAGCACAAGCAGAGAGTCTTCTTGACGGTCTCCTTCGGCGGGATCAAGATTTACTGTGAAAGATCAGGG GTGCTCCTGCATCATCACTCAGTCCATGAGATCAGCTACATCGCCAAGGACACCAGGGACCACAGGGCCTTTGGTTATGTCTGCGGGAAGGAGGGTCACCACAGGTTTGTGGCCATCAAGACGGCACAGTCG GCCGAGCCTCTCATCATTGACCTGCGTGACCTCTTCACACTCATCTACGACATTAAACAgcgggaggagatggagaagaaGGCTCAGAAGGACAAACAGTGCGAGCAGGCGGTCTACCAG ACCATCCTGGAGGATGAAGTGGACGATCCAGTTTACCAG TACATAGTGTTTGAGGCTGGACACGAACCCCTCCGTGGCCCCCAGTCAGAGGAGAGCGTTTATCAG GTCCCAACCAGTCAGCAGAAGGAAGGGATCTATGATGTTCCAAAACGCCATTTCATGACT AATATCAACCACTTTGATCTTTTCGGTGACATGTCCACTCCCCCCTCG ATGCCCCCATCACCTGCCAACACACTGGACCCCAGCAGGAGCAGCCgccagcagcagcaacacaatCCTGCTGAGATGTACGCCCCCTTCAGCCCCACTTCCGTGCCGTCAG GTTATATGACAATGGGTCCGGTGCAGGCTGCCCAGTGGGCGCAGCAGCCATTTCCTGGTCAGGCTCAGACTCTGGCCTTCCCGGTGCAGGGTCCCCTCCAGGTGGCTCAGGTCCTCCCTGGTGGTCAGCCGCTCATCTGGAGCCAGGCCAACATTTTCCCCGCCACTCAGCAGCAGTGGGCAGCCATGGCAGCTTACATGCCAGCCCAGACCGTGGGCGTGGGGGGGCACGCCATACCAGCTGCCATGCTCCAAGGCTTGGTACCCATCACCACCATGTGCCCTCAAGCCTGCGACCTATCAGCCCCCTCTTCTGCCATCACAAGCCCCCAACACACAGCAGACCCTTTACTGCTTCAGAGGCAGCTCAGCCTGGGGAAAGACGGCCTGGGTGTGGACTTAGATGCAGGCGAGGGCCCCTCTAcatcaggagcaggagcaggggTGGGACCTGGCATAGATTCAGCTTCGGAGAGCAGGTGCGGGACCCCAGGCCTCATGAGTGTACCGGACACATTGGTGTGCAGTCAGCTTCTTCCTTCATCAGCTGCTGCAACCCAGGAAGAGGAAGGGAGCTGTAGTGACCTTGATCTCTCCAGGATGACGTTGAGCCCGGGTACATCCACATCACCATCTACTGAATCTC CATCCACTCCAGCCCCTCATCAGAGCTCATCTTCAGACTGCCCCCCCTCCCAGGCCAGTGACCCCCCTACAGATCACTCCCCTGTAGACCCAGAGGGCAGCTCCAGCAACGCCAAGGAGGAACAATCG gGCGCTGATGTTGCAAGGTCAATCTCCCCAATGCCCGTTGAAGCTCCTGATCCCCCGCAGGATCAGACATGTCCACAGGAAGACAGCTAG